From a single Candidatus Hydrogenedentota bacterium genomic region:
- a CDS encoding ferredoxin family protein: MGFVVTEPCIKCKYTDCVDVCPVACFHEGENMLVIDPEECIDCGVCVDECPVTAIFSEDEVPEKWQSYIELNKQYAAEWPLIEEGKDPLDTADEYKDKEDKASEFSPNPAS; encoded by the coding sequence ATGGGTTTTGTTGTTACCGAACCATGCATCAAGTGCAAATACACCGACTGTGTGGACGTGTGCCCCGTCGCGTGCTTCCACGAAGGTGAAAACATGCTCGTTATCGATCCGGAAGAATGCATCGATTGCGGCGTATGCGTCGACGAGTGCCCGGTGACGGCCATTTTCTCCGAAGACGAAGTCCCCGAGAAGTGGCAGAGCTACATCGAGCTCAACAAGCAGTACGCCGCCGAGTGGCCGCTCATCGAAGAGGGCAAGGACCCGCTCGACACCGCCGACGAGTACAAGGACAAGGAGGACAAGGCCTCCGAGTTCAGTCCAAACCCGGCAAGCTGA
- the dnaJ gene encoding molecular chaperone DnaJ yields the protein MPKSTDLYEILGVDRSATQEQIRKAYLKLAHKYHPDKTGGDKEAEEKLKQINAAYDVLKSPDKRAQYDRFGSADGQGFSGFGGQGFGGGGGGGFEAPFEDFFDMLFGQGGKRGPGGSQAGNDLELRLSITLEDAAFGTKKKIRYNRREACGDCKGSGAAPGSRPETCPHCHGAGQVRVAHGFFSVTRTCPHCQGAGKTISKPCGACNGKGQTKGTRELSVDVPAGVDSGSRLRVTGEGEAGHGGGRRGDLYIFIEVQKHPFFERDGATIHCEIPVTFSQAALGASVRVPTLEGEAELKIPAGAQTGAQLRLRGLGMPDLRGYRQGDQIVRIVVETPQKLSKKQRDLLREFDEQSDSRTYPLCDKFTHDAEKSQRQ from the coding sequence ATGCCAAAATCGACTGACCTATACGAAATTCTCGGCGTTGACCGGTCCGCCACGCAGGAGCAAATCCGCAAGGCCTACCTGAAACTCGCCCACAAGTACCACCCGGACAAGACCGGGGGCGACAAGGAGGCGGAAGAGAAGCTCAAGCAGATCAACGCCGCGTACGACGTGCTCAAGAGCCCCGACAAACGCGCCCAGTACGACCGCTTCGGATCCGCCGACGGCCAGGGCTTCAGCGGCTTCGGGGGCCAGGGCTTCGGCGGCGGGGGCGGGGGCGGCTTCGAGGCGCCATTCGAAGATTTCTTCGACATGCTCTTCGGCCAGGGCGGCAAGCGCGGGCCGGGTGGCTCCCAGGCGGGCAACGACCTCGAACTGCGCCTCTCCATTACGCTGGAGGACGCCGCGTTCGGCACGAAAAAGAAAATCCGCTACAACCGCCGGGAAGCGTGCGGCGACTGCAAGGGATCCGGCGCCGCCCCGGGATCCCGGCCGGAAACCTGCCCCCACTGCCACGGCGCGGGCCAGGTGCGCGTCGCCCACGGCTTTTTCAGCGTGACCCGCACCTGCCCCCACTGCCAGGGCGCGGGCAAAACGATTTCCAAGCCTTGCGGCGCGTGCAACGGCAAGGGCCAGACCAAAGGCACGCGCGAACTTTCCGTGGACGTGCCCGCCGGTGTCGATTCCGGATCGCGGCTGCGCGTCACGGGGGAGGGAGAAGCGGGCCACGGCGGCGGTCGGCGGGGCGACCTGTACATCTTCATCGAGGTCCAGAAACACCCGTTTTTCGAGCGCGACGGCGCCACCATCCACTGCGAGATACCGGTGACCTTCAGCCAGGCCGCGCTCGGGGCCTCCGTGCGGGTACCCACCCTCGAAGGCGAGGCGGAGCTCAAGATCCCCGCCGGCGCCCAGACGGGCGCCCAGCTCCGATTGCGCGGGCTGGGTATGCCGGATCTGCGCGGCTACCGCCAGGGCGACCAGATCGTGCGGATCGTCGTGGAGACGCCCCAGAAGCTTTCGAAAAAACAACGCGACCTGCTGCGCGAGTTCGACGAGCAATCGGATTCCCGAACGTACCCGCTTTGTGACAAGTTCACGCACGACGCGGAAAAAAGCCAGCGGCAATAG
- the dnaK gene encoding molecular chaperone DnaK, whose translation MGKVIGIDLGTTNSCVAVMEGGEPVVIANSEGNRTTPSVVAFNKDGERLIGAVAKRQAVTNPTNTIFSIKRFMGRRHDEVKEEEKIVPYKVGETSSGDCQVEIMGESYRPPEISAMILQKMKETAESYLGTTVTQAVVTVPAYFNDAQRQATKDAGRIAGLEVLRIINEPTAAALAYGLERKKDEKVAVYDLGGGTFDISILAIGDDSFEVLSTSGDTHLGGDDFDQVIINWLAEEFQKEQGIDLRKDPMALQRLKEGAEKAKCELSSAMSTDVNLPFITADASGPKHLNYTLTRARFEQLADHLLQRSKNPCFRALEDAGLSASDIDEVILVGGMTRMPAVGKVVESIFGKAPHRGVNPDEVVAIGAAIQAGVLSGDVKDVLLLDVTPLSLGIETLGGVCTKLIDRNTTIPVTKRQIFSTAADNQTAVTIHVLQGEREMASDNRTLARFDLMGIPSAPRGIPQIEVSFDLDANGIFHASAKDLATGKEQKIKIETSSGLSEDEINKMVSEAEVHADEDKAKKKKIETRNNADSLVYQTEKLLSENADKIGAAEKSEVEAAIAGVKKALEGEDTAAIEAAAENLTKASHKLAEAMYKAGGAGGQDGGAAPGQAGAAEGPADDAGDTVDADFTVVDDDDKNK comes from the coding sequence ATGGGCAAAGTAATTGGAATTGACTTGGGCACCACCAATTCCTGCGTAGCGGTGATGGAAGGCGGTGAGCCCGTTGTCATCGCCAATTCCGAGGGAAACCGCACCACGCCATCGGTGGTTGCGTTCAACAAGGACGGCGAGCGGTTGATCGGCGCCGTGGCCAAGCGCCAGGCGGTAACCAACCCGACCAACACCATCTTCTCGATCAAGCGATTCATGGGCCGCCGGCACGATGAAGTGAAGGAAGAGGAAAAGATCGTGCCGTACAAGGTCGGCGAGACCTCCTCGGGCGACTGCCAGGTCGAAATCATGGGCGAGAGCTACCGCCCGCCGGAGATTTCCGCCATGATCCTTCAGAAGATGAAGGAGACGGCGGAATCCTACCTGGGGACGACGGTGACCCAGGCGGTCGTCACGGTGCCCGCGTATTTCAACGACGCGCAGCGCCAGGCGACGAAAGACGCGGGCCGGATCGCGGGCCTCGAAGTGCTGCGGATCATCAATGAGCCCACCGCGGCGGCGCTGGCCTACGGCCTGGAGCGGAAGAAGGACGAGAAGGTGGCGGTGTATGACCTCGGCGGCGGGACCTTCGATATCTCCATTCTCGCGATCGGCGACGACAGCTTCGAGGTGCTGAGCACGAGCGGCGACACGCACCTGGGCGGCGACGACTTCGACCAGGTCATCATCAATTGGCTGGCCGAGGAATTCCAGAAGGAGCAGGGCATCGACCTGCGCAAGGACCCCATGGCCCTCCAGCGGCTGAAGGAAGGCGCCGAAAAGGCCAAGTGCGAGCTTTCGAGCGCGATGAGCACGGACGTCAACCTGCCGTTCATCACGGCGGACGCGTCGGGCCCGAAGCACCTGAACTACACGCTGACGCGCGCCAGGTTCGAGCAGCTGGCCGACCACCTTCTCCAGCGGAGCAAGAACCCCTGCTTCCGCGCGCTGGAAGACGCCGGCCTGAGCGCCTCCGACATCGACGAAGTCATTCTCGTCGGGGGCATGACCCGCATGCCCGCCGTCGGCAAGGTGGTGGAGAGCATCTTCGGCAAGGCGCCCCACCGCGGGGTGAACCCGGACGAAGTCGTGGCGATCGGCGCGGCGATCCAGGCCGGTGTGCTCTCCGGCGACGTCAAGGATGTGCTCCTGCTCGACGTCACCCCGCTGTCGCTCGGCATTGAAACGCTCGGCGGCGTCTGCACGAAGCTGATCGACCGGAACACCACCATCCCGGTGACGAAGCGGCAGATCTTCTCGACTGCGGCGGACAACCAGACGGCGGTCACGATCCACGTGCTGCAGGGCGAACGCGAGATGGCGTCGGACAACCGCACGCTGGCGCGCTTCGACCTGATGGGCATTCCGTCGGCGCCGCGCGGCATCCCGCAGATCGAAGTTTCCTTCGACCTCGACGCCAACGGCATCTTTCACGCCTCGGCGAAGGACCTGGCGACCGGCAAGGAACAGAAGATCAAGATCGAGACCTCCAGCGGATTGTCGGAGGACGAGATCAACAAGATGGTGAGCGAGGCCGAGGTCCACGCGGACGAGGACAAGGCCAAGAAGAAGAAGATCGAAACGCGAAACAACGCCGACAGCCTGGTGTACCAGACGGAAAAGCTGCTCAGCGAAAACGCGGACAAGATCGGGGCGGCGGAGAAAAGCGAGGTGGAGGCCGCCATCGCGGGCGTGAAGAAGGCGCTGGAAGGCGAAGACACGGCGGCTATTGAAGCCGCGGCCGAGAACCTGACGAAAGCCTCCCACAAACTCGCCGAGGCCATGTACAAGGCGGGCGGCGCGGGCGGCCAGGACGGCGGCGCGGCCCCGGGTCAGGCCGGCGCGGCGGAAGGCCCCGCTGACGACGCCGGCGACACGGTGGACGCCGACTTCACCGTGGTGGACGACGACGACAAGAACAAGTAG
- the grpE gene encoding nucleotide exchange factor GrpE has protein sequence MKKRKKKKAMELNEKLETRREAPLDEEAPGEAAPEPESEDETIPEAEISEAGEGENVLSAAEAALEALERERDELKDQLLRARAEFDNYRKRMLREGEQLRKTAAQGLMRSLLPIVDNLERALSHADIKSDGFAQGVEMIVKQFSNVLADQGLEPIPSVGENFDPNVHEALTHQPSDQYPADTVMEEFQRGYRLGDYVLRPSQVVVSSGAPAPVTPLEPDEVRAGDAPGGGEP, from the coding sequence ATGAAGAAGCGCAAGAAGAAGAAAGCCATGGAGTTGAACGAGAAACTGGAAACTCGGCGGGAAGCGCCGCTGGACGAGGAAGCGCCCGGCGAAGCCGCGCCCGAGCCGGAATCCGAGGACGAGACCATCCCCGAAGCCGAGATATCGGAAGCGGGCGAGGGCGAGAACGTACTGAGCGCGGCGGAAGCCGCGCTGGAAGCGCTGGAGCGCGAGCGCGACGAGTTGAAGGATCAGTTGCTGCGCGCGCGGGCGGAATTCGACAACTACCGCAAGCGGATGTTGCGCGAGGGCGAGCAGCTCCGGAAAACGGCCGCCCAGGGCCTGATGCGCAGCCTGCTGCCGATTGTTGACAATCTGGAACGCGCGTTGAGCCATGCCGACATCAAGAGCGACGGCTTCGCGCAGGGCGTCGAGATGATTGTGAAGCAGTTTTCGAATGTATTGGCGGATCAGGGCCTGGAACCGATCCCGTCGGTCGGCGAAAACTTTGATCCAAACGTACACGAGGCGCTGACGCACCAGCCCTCGGACCAGTATCCGGCGGACACGGTGATGGAAGAATTCCAGCGCGGCTACCGCCTGGGCGACTACGTGCTCCGGCCAAGCCAGGTCGTGGTGAGCAGCGGCGCCCCGGCGCCCGTCACGCCCCTTGAACCGGACGAAGTCAGGGCGGGTGACGCGCCGGGCGGCGGCGAGCCGTAA
- the hrcA gene encoding heat-inducible transcription repressor HrcA, whose amino-acid sequence MTDVRDLNEREQLILQAVVNSYILSAEPVGSRSVVKRFDLGLSPATVRNVMADLEELGFLQQIHTSSGRIPTDAGYRYYVNYLMQVHELTIRERSRIEEEFTERLSDADDVLRHTSQLLALISNQAGLAEAPSDDHAYVKRLEVMQVGPERVAILIVDNYSRVRTLTVQLKEGIYPEELQKLTQFLNDHLYGARLDGLAKTIESRLKDFLDEQRKIAELALRVLGLAPPQRPAQLYLEGASHLFDQPEFQDLGKAREVLGLMEERTVLLDMLRHALSDRDRVNSSIHIGRIEGASGLDDISVIASPYYCKGEPVGMIGVLGPRRMPYSRLTAIVDYTAGMVGRILTRLSQ is encoded by the coding sequence ATGACGGATGTGCGCGATCTCAATGAACGTGAACAGCTTATACTGCAGGCCGTTGTAAACAGCTATATTCTGTCGGCCGAGCCCGTAGGCTCTCGCTCCGTGGTAAAGCGATTCGATCTCGGGCTCAGCCCGGCCACGGTCCGCAACGTGATGGCGGATTTGGAGGAGCTGGGGTTTCTCCAGCAAATCCACACCAGTTCGGGGCGAATTCCCACGGACGCCGGGTACCGCTACTATGTGAATTATCTCATGCAGGTGCATGAACTTACGATTCGCGAGCGGAGCCGCATCGAGGAGGAATTCACCGAACGGCTCAGCGACGCGGACGATGTGTTGCGGCATACGAGCCAGCTCCTGGCGCTGATCTCCAATCAGGCGGGGCTGGCCGAGGCGCCCAGCGACGATCACGCGTATGTGAAACGCCTGGAGGTTATGCAGGTCGGGCCCGAGCGGGTCGCGATCCTGATAGTGGACAACTACAGCCGGGTTCGGACGCTTACCGTCCAGTTGAAAGAGGGGATTTATCCCGAAGAGTTACAGAAGCTTACGCAGTTCTTGAATGATCACTTGTATGGCGCGCGGCTTGACGGGCTTGCGAAGACTATCGAAAGCCGGCTCAAGGACTTCCTGGACGAACAGCGCAAGATTGCCGAGTTGGCGCTCAGGGTGCTTGGTCTGGCGCCGCCCCAGCGGCCGGCGCAACTGTACCTGGAGGGCGCGTCGCACTTGTTTGATCAGCCTGAATTCCAGGACCTGGGCAAGGCGCGCGAGGTGCTGGGCCTGATGGAGGAGCGCACTGTTCTGCTGGACATGCTCCGCCACGCGCTCTCCGATCGGGATCGGGTCAACAGTTCGATTCATATCGGGCGCATCGAGGGCGCGTCCGGCCTGGACGACATCAGCGTGATTGCGTCGCCCTATTACTGTAAGGGCGAGCCGGTCGGCATGATCGGCGTGCTGGGGCCGCGCCGGATGCCCTATTCGCGGCTCACCGCCATAGTGGACTACACGGCCGGCATGGTCGGGCGGATACTGACGCGCCTGTCGCAATGA
- the cfa gene encoding cyclopropane fatty acyl phospholipid synthase → MEHHGQAPIVFRAAGSPRDTVRDLLATVDIRENGDRPWDLRVHDPRVYRRFLREGRLGLGESYMDGDWDCDDLAELFNRVLRADFTDRVDWWRVIIPVLRAHLENPQRRSRAREVAERHYDLGNNLFEKMLDPRMVYSCAYWKNAADLATAQEHKLDLVCRKLGLQPGMRVLDVGCGWGSFAAFAAERYGVEVDGITISVEQRALAEARCAGHPVRIHLQDYRDCNGQWDRVVSIGMLEHVGVKNYAAYMDRVRGWLTPDGLALVHSIVGRYPVRRGDPWVTKYIFPNGMTPTPSQLGAALERRLVLEDVHNIGADYDRTLLAWWENFDRHWPELRDQYGDRFYRMWRYFLHYTAGSFRARYNNVWQMVLSPRGVPGGYEAVR, encoded by the coding sequence ATGGAACATCATGGTCAGGCCCCAATCGTGTTTCGCGCCGCCGGCTCGCCCCGGGATACGGTGCGGGACCTGCTGGCGACGGTGGACATCCGCGAGAACGGCGATCGTCCCTGGGATCTTCGCGTGCACGATCCGCGGGTCTACCGCCGCTTTCTGCGGGAGGGCCGCCTCGGCCTGGGCGAAAGCTATATGGACGGCGATTGGGATTGCGACGACCTGGCGGAGCTGTTTAACCGGGTGCTTCGCGCCGATTTCACCGATCGCGTGGACTGGTGGCGCGTGATCATACCGGTGCTGCGGGCCCATCTCGAAAACCCCCAGCGCCGATCGCGCGCGCGGGAGGTGGCGGAGCGGCACTACGATCTCGGGAACAATCTTTTCGAGAAGATGCTCGACCCGCGCATGGTCTATTCCTGTGCCTACTGGAAGAACGCGGCGGATCTGGCGACCGCCCAGGAACACAAGCTGGACCTGGTCTGCCGCAAACTGGGGCTGCAACCGGGCATGCGCGTTCTGGATGTCGGGTGTGGCTGGGGATCCTTTGCGGCCTTCGCGGCGGAACGGTACGGGGTGGAGGTGGACGGCATCACCATCTCGGTCGAGCAGCGGGCGCTGGCGGAAGCGCGCTGCGCGGGGCATCCGGTCCGCATTCATCTCCAGGACTACCGCGACTGCAACGGCCAGTGGGACCGGGTCGTCTCCATCGGCATGCTGGAGCATGTCGGCGTCAAGAACTACGCGGCGTACATGGACCGCGTGCGCGGGTGGCTCACGCCGGACGGCCTGGCGCTCGTACACAGCATCGTGGGGCGCTATCCGGTGCGCCGGGGCGATCCGTGGGTCACGAAATACATCTTTCCCAATGGCATGACGCCGACGCCCAGCCAGCTCGGCGCGGCGCTGGAGCGGCGGCTGGTCCTGGAGGATGTGCACAACATCGGCGCGGACTACGACCGGACGCTGTTGGCGTGGTGGGAGAATTTCGACCGCCACTGGCCCGAACTGCGCGATCAGTATGGCGATCGCTTCTACCGCATGTGGCGTTACTTTTTGCACTACACCGCGGGCTCCTTCCGCGCGCGCTACAACAACGTCTGGCAGATGGTGCTTTCGCCCCGGGGCGTCCCGGGCGGCTACGAGGCCGTGCGCTGA
- a CDS encoding glycosyltransferase family 4 protein yields the protein MRVLFNAMQAGNQSGTGRYVEELIPHLLALENPPELTVWWPERAPAPSWADRVDLVPQRRGLWNRLALERAAQRARDRFDIVHYPASIGPLDGGDNVVLTVHDCIFMRHPEWFRWERARYYRWAGLRSARRAGRIIADSEATAGDVAAYMGIPRDRIDVVPLAASDRFRPAPVEEIAAARARHGLPERFVLYTGTLEPRKNLAALVRAWDAAAKDIPDALVIAGRAGWKTSGLHEAIRAARHRERILLTGFIPDADLPALLSGARAFVWPSRYEGFGLPVLEAMACGAPVITADCSSLPEVAGDAAVLVDPNDEAALSRAIRAICLDDEARARLSVSGLRRASEFTWRRCAEQTCATYARVIQSR from the coding sequence ATGCGCGTCCTGTTCAACGCCATGCAGGCTGGCAACCAGAGTGGCACGGGCCGCTACGTGGAGGAGCTCATCCCGCACCTGCTAGCGCTCGAGAACCCGCCCGAACTTACCGTGTGGTGGCCGGAGCGGGCGCCCGCGCCCAGCTGGGCCGATCGCGTGGATCTCGTCCCGCAGCGGCGCGGACTCTGGAACCGGCTTGCCCTGGAGCGGGCGGCGCAGCGGGCCCGCGACCGCTTTGACATTGTGCACTACCCCGCCAGCATCGGCCCGCTGGACGGGGGGGACAACGTCGTGTTGACGGTCCACGATTGCATTTTCATGCGGCATCCGGAATGGTTCCGGTGGGAACGCGCGCGCTATTACCGCTGGGCGGGGCTTCGGAGCGCGCGGCGCGCGGGGCGCATCATCGCCGATTCGGAGGCGACCGCCGGCGACGTGGCGGCGTACATGGGTATCCCGCGCGATCGCATTGACGTGGTTCCGCTCGCCGCCAGCGATCGATTTCGCCCGGCGCCCGTGGAGGAGATTGCCGCCGCGCGCGCGCGGCATGGACTCCCGGAACGCTTCGTGCTCTACACGGGCACCCTGGAGCCGCGCAAGAACCTGGCCGCCCTCGTTCGCGCGTGGGACGCCGCGGCGAAGGACATTCCCGACGCGCTGGTGATCGCCGGCCGCGCGGGATGGAAGACGTCGGGCCTGCATGAAGCAATCCGCGCCGCGCGCCACCGGGAACGCATCCTGCTGACCGGGTTTATTCCAGACGCGGACCTGCCCGCGCTCCTCAGCGGCGCGCGCGCCTTTGTCTGGCCGAGCCGCTACGAGGGCTTCGGCCTTCCCGTGCTCGAAGCGATGGCGTGCGGCGCGCCCGTGATAACCGCCGACTGTTCCAGCCTGCCCGAGGTCGCCGGCGACGCGGCGGTGCTGGTCGATCCCAACGATGAGGCGGCCCTTTCCCGGGCGATCCGCGCGATCTGCCTCGACGATGAAGCGCGCGCGCGGCTGTCCGTCTCCGGACTGCGCCGCGCCTCCGAATTCACGTGGCGGCGCTGCGCCGAGCAGACGTGCGCCACGTACGCGCGGGTCATTCAATCGCGGTAG
- a CDS encoding glycosyltransferase, whose translation MSRTTQNAAIDLSIIIPSKNEGPNLDALLPALQEALRELDIHAEILVVDAASDDGAPDIVASHGARYLAEQGTGYGNAILTGARHALGRYILTMDADHSHPARFISDLWHARERADLIIASRYTVGGSADQPFIRLCLSKLLNAFFRIGLDLPASDLSSGFRLYHSRVFRRFEPKYTSFVMLVEVLLHALRDGRDVAEIPFQYAPRDHGVSNARVILFGIEYCRLFHQMWRIRNSCTFPDYDWRAYRSRIPLQRWWHHRRVHHILRFTAGELPLIDVGCGSSRILGMLPPGAVGVDMHLGKLRFQRRSGKPRLQADGCRLPFADATVGTIVNSQVIEHIPDEGGALLDEFARVLRPGGELIIGTPDYGRWEWRVTEWVYDRVVPDAYGQEHVNPYTFETLTSALRARGFEILDHAYIARGELIVKARKHGDPVGDIDAMAI comes from the coding sequence ATGTCACGCACCACCCAAAACGCCGCCATCGACCTATCGATCATCATACCCAGCAAGAACGAAGGGCCGAACCTCGACGCGTTGTTGCCCGCCCTTCAGGAGGCCCTGCGGGAACTCGATATTCACGCCGAGATCCTGGTCGTCGATGCGGCGTCGGACGATGGCGCGCCGGATATTGTCGCCTCGCATGGCGCCCGATACCTGGCGGAACAGGGAACAGGATATGGCAACGCCATATTGACCGGCGCGCGCCATGCCCTCGGTAGGTATATTCTGACCATGGACGCGGATCATTCACATCCCGCACGGTTTATTTCCGACCTCTGGCATGCGCGGGAGCGCGCGGATCTGATCATCGCCTCGCGCTATACGGTCGGCGGCAGCGCGGATCAGCCCTTTATCCGGTTGTGTCTGAGCAAGCTGCTCAACGCGTTTTTTCGGATTGGTCTGGATTTGCCTGCGTCGGATCTTTCCAGCGGTTTTCGACTGTATCACAGCCGCGTTTTTCGTCGGTTTGAGCCAAAATACACGAGTTTCGTGATGCTTGTGGAAGTCCTCCTCCACGCGCTACGGGACGGGCGCGACGTCGCAGAAATCCCATTCCAATACGCACCCCGCGACCACGGCGTCTCCAACGCGCGCGTCATCCTGTTCGGCATCGAGTACTGCCGGCTCTTCCACCAGATGTGGCGCATACGAAATTCCTGCACCTTTCCCGATTACGACTGGCGCGCCTACCGAAGCCGGATTCCGTTGCAGCGCTGGTGGCACCACCGGCGGGTCCATCATATTCTGCGCTTCACCGCCGGTGAGCTCCCGCTTATCGATGTGGGGTGCGGGAGTTCGCGAATCCTGGGGATGCTGCCGCCCGGCGCCGTGGGGGTGGATATGCACCTGGGGAAGCTCCGCTTCCAGCGGCGGTCCGGGAAGCCGCGGCTCCAGGCCGATGGTTGCCGGCTGCCGTTTGCCGATGCCACCGTGGGGACCATCGTGAATTCGCAGGTCATCGAACACATTCCGGACGAGGGCGGCGCGCTGCTCGACGAGTTCGCGCGGGTGCTGCGGCCCGGCGGAGAGTTGATCATCGGCACGCCGGACTACGGGCGGTGGGAATGGCGCGTGACGGAGTGGGTATACGACCGGGTCGTGCCGGACGCCTATGGGCAGGAGCACGTGAACCCCTATACATTCGAGACGCTCACCAGCGCGTTGCGGGCGCGGGGTTTTGAAATCCTTGACCACGCGTACATCGCCCGGGGCGAGTTGATTGTGAAGGCGCGAAAGCACGGCGATCCGGTGGGGGATATCGATGCCATGGCGATATAG
- a CDS encoding sodium:solute symporter family protein produces MSAGLFLTAFLVYIAALIALSVRLSRRQASGEDFLLGDRRVPLFLMLGTTVATMVGTGSSMGAIGKGYSDGWAGSLYGIGGAAGILLLAALFGHVRRYNFMTFAEEIAFYYGANKTLKSLIALIMVLASAGWLGAHILGGGMYLAWVVGIDLLYAKIIVALGFGVYVVIGGYMAVVWTDTLQAVVLFVGFLLIAGMAVAGTGGFSGVVDFAQPEQFAFLRGGQLLPSASLAFAIFVGVMATPAFRQRIYSSDSEQTVKRSFYLSGLLYLLFSFIPAIIGMAAFQLDPGLENANFAFPFVASEVLPAGLGLAVLIAGLSATLSSASSDVIAAVSILLRDVWILFAGRMPAREKAVAASRWGVAGITGLALLFTLAATGIIDYIQYMISLVLSGLFVCAMMGRYWKRATWQGGIAALAGGALCAIVVLNVPAWIAFWGNPSIPAVICAALAGVLGSYLSPPNAVPPAEALDILARERAEMEMRGE; encoded by the coding sequence ATAAGTGCCGGCCTGTTTCTGACCGCTTTCCTGGTGTACATCGCCGCACTGATTGCCCTGAGCGTCCGCCTCTCCCGCCGGCAGGCATCGGGGGAAGATTTTCTGCTCGGCGATCGCCGCGTGCCGCTTTTTCTCATGCTCGGCACCACCGTCGCCACGATGGTGGGCACCGGGTCGAGCATGGGCGCGATCGGTAAAGGGTACAGCGACGGCTGGGCCGGTTCCCTCTATGGCATCGGCGGCGCGGCGGGCATCCTGCTGCTGGCGGCGCTGTTTGGTCATGTGCGGAGGTACAATTTCATGACCTTTGCGGAGGAGATCGCTTTTTATTACGGCGCCAACAAGACCCTCAAAAGCCTGATCGCCCTGATCATGGTGCTTGCCTCGGCGGGCTGGCTTGGGGCGCACATCCTGGGCGGCGGCATGTACCTGGCCTGGGTTGTGGGCATCGACCTGCTCTACGCCAAGATCATCGTCGCCCTGGGATTTGGGGTTTATGTCGTTATCGGCGGCTACATGGCGGTGGTGTGGACCGACACCTTGCAGGCCGTCGTTTTGTTTGTGGGCTTCTTGCTCATTGCGGGCATGGCCGTCGCGGGGACAGGCGGATTCAGCGGAGTGGTCGACTTTGCGCAGCCGGAGCAATTTGCTTTTCTTCGGGGCGGGCAATTGTTGCCCTCGGCGTCACTGGCGTTCGCCATTTTTGTGGGCGTGATGGCCACCCCGGCATTTCGCCAGCGCATCTATTCGTCCGACTCCGAACAGACGGTCAAGAGGAGCTTTTACCTGAGCGGCCTCCTGTATCTTCTTTTTTCCTTCATTCCCGCCATCATCGGCATGGCCGCTTTCCAACTCGACCCCGGCCTCGAAAACGCCAATTTCGCCTTCCCCTTCGTCGCCTCGGAGGTGCTGCCCGCCGGCCTGGGTCTCGCAGTCCTGATCGCCGGGCTGAGCGCCACCCTGTCTTCAGCCAGTTCGGATGTCATTGCGGCGGTGTCCATCCTGCTGCGCGACGTATGGATCCTGTTTGCCGGTCGCATGCCCGCCCGCGAAAAGGCCGTCGCCGCGTCGCGCTGGGGTGTGGCGGGCATTACCGGACTGGCGCTGCTCTTTACCCTCGCCGCCACCGGCATCATCGACTACATCCAGTACATGATATCGCTGGTGCTGAGCGGCCTGTTTGTCTGCGCCATGATGGGCCGGTACTGGAAGCGGGCCACCTGGCAGGGCGGTATCGCCGCCTTGGCCGGTGGCGCCCTCTGCGCCATTGTAGTCCTGAACGTGCCCGCCTGGATCGCTTTCTGGGGCAACCCCAGCATACCGGCCGTGATTTGCGCGGCGCTGGCGGGGGTGCTGGGCAGCTACCTCAGCCCGCCCAATGCCGTACCGCCGGCGGAGGCGCTCGACATCCTGGCAAGAGAGCGCGCCGAGATGGAGATGCGGGGGGAGTGA